The following are encoded together in the Montipora capricornis isolate CH-2021 chromosome 5, ASM3666992v2, whole genome shotgun sequence genome:
- the LOC138049119 gene encoding protein PTHB1-like isoform X2, translating to MEYFEFIAQSRRVLNRMISCWKCSYNNLSYKGVDQLHLAILHPRKLAVYNVAVISGAVEHGNHYTLTMVYEHILERSAYNMTYGPFGGVRNKDYTCVQSMDGMLSFFEQESYAFGRFLPGFLLPGPLSYVAKTDSFLTVSSSRLVESYKYQTLAVATDANTKEDIGNKKVSGKKLTMDWSSNIGEHAVDIFVFSSSNAPLSIFILGERSLFCLSDTGSVRFMKKFEYNPSCFIPYNSVLEGAVNILMATCNKTLMIYQDVTLAWAAQLPHIPVAVKVASFQELKGVIVTLDETGYLHCAYLGTDPSMMVTPAPESRDINYEEADLEMKQLQKEIKESTLSSEILPRAQQKEDLLISVHVPPSLDSVSQSSVNDGDEDTFPSITVTITLKSQAPSPLENVVLSVISSPPIMCNRSSIVFPIIGDRSEPVSAEVSFYSRGGSIPSSLKAQITATYLTNSEAPRIAQTDVNFPMNVVCKCCPPMKNANHKITVDTNKPPVNLAEIFSDMVNDAVIPMAAIGIQYFGGPVVTILASKTSQRYRIQCDVFQGMWLILYELCKRLEAHYKKSKDSVPFRLSFMGPLPLQEYYELIDAHFEQRLNQTKYRELLAQRAQQFRTIQRRLLTRFKDKTPAPLANLDTLLDGTYRQLLALGEAEEECERGIEAAASNLSCGTRLVNFLIKLWTNMSDKDFEVLQSALSPEVSESEDQGWEEITDAAITHLLRTCLAKSAKDQAVGISGMKIPKDTSKLKKHIALMCDRLNKGSKLDLSSQLGEPLVQQQQQKAVAPLEPLSEMQEEDDETDGSSSITDESRSSEISDTESVTSISSGKHPARLPQLNHAKKTLPDFNKRVLVNPGSEEESMVLKGIGEAAMTNGLSEGHERAL from the exons TCATTTCTGGAGCTGTTGAACATGGAAACCATTACACCCTTACAATGGTCTATGAGCACATTTTGGAAAGAAGTGCTTATAATATGACTTATGGGCCTTTTGGAGGAGTCAGAA ACAAAGACTATACGTGTGTACAGTCCATGGATGGTATGTTGTCATTCTTTGAACAAGAGAGTTATGCCTTTGGGAGATTTCTTCCTGGGTTTCTGCTACCAGGTCCCCTCAGTTATGTTGCAAAGACAGATTCCTTCCTCACAGTCAGCTCATCAAGGCTTGTGGAATCTTACAA ATATCAGACTCTAGCAGTTGCAACTGATGCTAATACAAAAGAAGACATTGGAAACAAAAAAGTATCAGGAAAGAAACTAACG ATGGACTGGTCATCAAATATTGGTGAACATGCAGTTGACATTTTCGTTTTTAGCAGTTCAAATGCACCTCTTTCAATATTTATTCTAG GAGAACGCTCACTGTTTTGTCTTAGTGACACTGGATCAGTGAGGTTCATGAAAAAGTTTGAATACAACCCAAGCTGTTTCATTCCTTATAATTCAG TTTTGGAAGGAGCAGTGAATATTCTCATGGCCACATGTAATAAGACACTGATGATATATCAGGATGTGACACTAGCTTGGGCAGCACAGCTTCCACATATTCCCGTTGCAGTCAAAGTGGCATCGTTCCA AGAACTGAAAGGTGTGATAGTGACTTTGGATGAGACGGGGTACCTTCACTGTGCTTATCTAGGAACAGATCCCTCAATGATGGTGACACCAGCACCTGAATCTAGAGACATTAATTATGAA GAAGCCGATCTTGAAATGAAGCAACTTCAGAAAGAAATCAAGGAATCCACACTAAGCTCAG AAATCTTACCGAGGGCACAGCAGAAAGAAGATCTTTTAATTTCCGTTCATGTTCCTCCAAGTTTGGACTCGGTTTCT CAAAGTTCGGTAAACGATGGTGACGAGGACACATTTCCCTCAATTACTGTCACG ATCACCCTCAAGTCGCAAGCTCCTAGTCCACTTGAAAATGTTGTCCTCAGTGTCATTTCCAGTCCGCCTATCATGTGCAACAGATCCTCAATAGTATTTCCCATAATCG GTGACAGAAGTGAACCTGTGTCTGCAGAGGTGTCATTCTACTCTCGAGGAGGATCCATTCCGAGTTCCTTGAAAGCTCAGATCACAGCCACCTATCTAACAAACTCAG AGGCCCCGCGAATTGCTCAAACAGATGTTAACTTCCCTATGAATGTTGTCTGCAAATGCTGCCCACCCATGAAGAATGCAAATCATAAG ATAACTGTAGATACCAACAAACCTCCAGTAAATCTCGCTGAGATATTTTCAG ATATGGTGAATGACGCTGTTATTCCGATGGCGGCAATTGGCATACAGTACTTTGGCGGACCAGTGGTTACCATTCTCGCTTCGAAAACTTCAC AGAGATACAGAATCCAATGTGACGTGTTTCAAGGAATGTGGCTCATTCTATACGAGCTGTGTAAACGTCTCGAGGCACATTACAAGAAAAGCAAG GACTCTGTTCCATTTCGGCTGTCTTTTATGGGTCCGTTACCGCTGCAAGAATATTACGAACTCATAGATGCACACTTTGAG CAACGCCTTAACCAGACAAAATACCGCGAGCTGTTGGCACAGCGGGCTCAACAATTTCGAACGATCCAAAGAAGACTGTTGACAAGATTCAAGGACAAAACCCCAGCACCACTTGCAAACCTCGATACTTTACTGGATGGCACTTATAGACAG CTCTTAGCGCTTGGCGAGGCCGAGGAGGAGTGTGAACGAGGAATTGAAGCGGCCGCGAGTAACTTATCCTGCGGGACACGACTGGTGAATTTTCTTATCAA GTTATGGACGAATATGTCTGACAAAGACTTCGAAGTTCTTCAAAGTGCCCTCTCCCCTGAGGTTTCTGAGTCAGAAGATCAG GGCTGGGAAGAAATCACAGACGCTGCCATTACGCACCTATTGCGGACCTGTCTGGCCAAAAGTGCCAAGGACCAAGCAG TGGGTATTTCAGGGATGAAAATTCCCAAGGATACTAGCAAGCTGAAAAAACACATTGCGCTAATGTGTGATAGACTTAATAAGGGAAGCAAGTTAGACTTGTCATCTCAACTTGGGGAACCCCTTgtacaacagcaacaacagaaGGCTGTGGCCCCCCTGGAACCACTTAGCGAAATGCAGGAAGAAGATGATGAAACAG ATGGTTCGTCTTCTATCACCGACGAAAGCCGTTCCTCGGAAATCTCCGACACGGAGTCGGTAACGAGTATCAGCAGCGGCAAGCACCCAGCTCGCCTACCGCAGCTTAATCATGCCAAAAAAACGCTACCAGACTTCAACAAACGAGTCTTAGTGAATCCGGGGTCTGAAGAGGAAAGCATGGTGCTGAAAGGAATTGGTGAAGCAGCCATGACGAATGGCTTGTCTGAGGGTCATGAAAGGGCGTTGTAA